The DNA segment TCCTCTACGAAGTCCGCTTGAAGCCGCTGGATCTGCCTCCAAAGCAGAGCATGCGTGATTTTCACGAGGCCGATGATCGCGTTGACGGAGATCGCCGGATCCGGATGCTCGACGGCGCGCCGGAGGGTCTCGTAACCGGCTCCTGGTGAACGCACGAGCTGCGCCAGCCGTAGAGCATACGGGTGATCCCTGGTCCATTCTGGGATCCCGCGGACGCGAAGGATGTCGCGATAGTCCTCCAGCAGCTCCGCGAGGCTCGCCCGCGCGACGTTGGTGAGCTTGATCTCCATCTCTTTCGATGTGCCGGACGCGGCGCTGGCCTCGGCGATGTTCTGTTTCCCCGAGCGCGCAGCCTGCACCATCTGATCGACCGTCCGGTCGCGCTGCCTGTAGTAACGCGCGCAGAATCGGATCGTCGCGTCGTAGACGATTTCGGCCCTCCGATAGGAGAGCAATCCGCGGTACCCACCGTGCGGAGGAATGAAGCCACGCCCGCGAGCATCCGCGAACGTTTCTCTCCTCTTCCTGTCGTCCCTTCTGGCCCTTTCGTCCCTTTCACTCATGCCTCCTCTATCGGTCGTTTTTCGGAAATGTTGCCGATTTTCTGCGAAAAGCGACGAAAGCGACCCAAGGGACGGCAGGGAGGACGCGCCAGGCTTCGGACGAGTGAGGGGGCCTACGGCTCCACGTGGAGATCGCAGGTGATGGCGTAGTGGTCGATCCGCTCGTCCGCGCCGAGGTCGTCGAGCCCCGAGTACCAATAGTCGAGGCGCTCGGTCGTCGGCTCGCCGCCGTCGTCGTGCACGAGGCACTCGCCGTCGATGCCGTCCGAGACGACGACGTGATCGATGGCGATCGGCAGCCCGACGTCGTCGAGCCACGTCCACGCCACCGAGGTCGTCGAGTAACGGTCGCCGACGCCGTCCCGCGGATCGACGTCCGCGAAGCCGCACCCGTCGCAGCCGACGAACTCGTAGAAGACGTCGTCCGCGTCCGCCGAGCTGAACATCGTGCGCGCCCAGTAGACCTCGAGCCCGAGGTTCCAGTCGCCGGCGGCGATCGCGCGGTCGGCGCCCGAGACGAGCGGATCCTCCCAGC comes from the Pseudomonadota bacterium genome and includes:
- a CDS encoding four helix bundle suffix domain-containing protein, translated to MSERDERARRDDRKRRETFADARGRGFIPPHGGYRGLLSYRRAEIVYDATIRFCARYYRQRDRTVDQMVQAARSGKQNIAEASAASGTSKEMEIKLTNVARASLAELLEDYRDILRVRGIPEWTRDHPYALRLAQLVRSPGAGYETLRRAVEHPDPAISVNAIIGLVKITHALLWRQIQRLQADFVEDGGLRERMTRARLAYRKER